From the bacterium genome, the window CTGGATATCCCGGTAATAGAACCGGCGATATTCTTCGCTGTATCCCCGGTTGATCACGTGCAGAAGATGGTCCTTGCCAAGCCAGAGACTGTTCCGCGCAAAACCCATTGAAAAAATTCGCTTGCCGGGGAGTTTTATGAATTCTTTGATGCGAGCCATGATTTAGGACAACCTCGAAATCAAAAAGTACGCAAGCAAACCCCACCCTACGAGTTGCGATGCTGAGAAAATGAGCGCAACGACCATTCGCCATTTGGTGCGGTGCAAAATACTGGTCGGCGCATTCCAGTAACGAAAAACCATATAGATGGCGATGGGCGCAGTAATGATTGTGAAATAGAAAATCAACAAGGGAAGAATGGACAGGGACAGAGCAATCGAATCATAAAGAGTTCGCCTGTTTTCCAGTGTCTTGATTCTGCCTTTTTGTTTTCCACTTTCGATGCAGGGCGGGCATAAATGTTTTCTCTCCATCTCCACATCACATAGCGCGCAAAGAAATCTCCCGCAATATTCACAGGCGACCTCAGCTTTTTTCTGTGGATGGTAAAAACAACTGGCGTCAGTATCCAGAATTAAGGTCTCACCCGGTCTGGACGGCGATGCGTCTTTTGTAAAAGCCGGGAAAAGTACGCCGTAAGTCATCGCGCCGCAGGAAGGACAGGGCCGGAATTCGTCTCTACGAAAAATAATTAACGGAAGCTGATGCTGGCATCTCGTGCAATAAAGAGAAGGAACTTGATCGGCCTCTTCCATTATTTTCTAATCACGCGTGTGTCGCAGATGTGATCGTGAAGAGCTTTCTTCTGATCATCAAATGCCGCCATGAAATAACCGATGTAGCAAATGATAGCGCTGAGCATTTCCGCAAAAAATCGAGCGAGCGCTTTTGTGTAAGATACAGGGTCTCCTGCAGAAGTTACAATCTTCAGGCCGAGCGCCATCTTGCCGGGAGTGGCGCTGTACTTTCCTACAAACCATACGGAATAGAATATCGAAGCGGCAAACAAAAACGGATAAATGATCAGGAAAGATAGATTTTGCGGAGGCTGAGAGGAAAACATGTTGAATCCAAACAACGGACCAAGCGCCAGAATCGCCGCCATCTCCACAACCCAGACGATGACGCCGTCAATCAATTTCGCTCCGAATCGAACCCAGAAACCGGCATAGTTCATCGTTCCTGGTATGGGTACGCCTTCCCGAATTCTTTGAAAGAAAATTGGCTTACAGGTTGTACAAATCCAGGAGTCTCGATACCGGATCAATTCATTCTGTGAGAATTCGCGGTGACATTCCGTGCATCGCAAAGATGGT encodes:
- a CDS encoding RDD family protein; amino-acid sequence: MHWYYADEGVQVGPLTDTEFEDLVRVGKVTDRTIVWHEGLSEWQPYRHVRPAIARPPSPPPISTTPSLRCTECHREFSQNELIRYRDSWICTTCKPIFFQRIREGVPIPGTMNYAGFWVRFGAKLIDGVIVWVVEMAAILALGPLFGFNMFSSQPPQNLSFLIIYPFLFAASIFYSVWFVGKYSATPGKMALGLKIVTSAGDPVSYTKALARFFAEMLSAIICYIGYFMAAFDDQKKALHDHICDTRVIRK